The following are encoded together in the Triticum dicoccoides isolate Atlit2015 ecotype Zavitan chromosome 6B, WEW_v2.0, whole genome shotgun sequence genome:
- the LOC119320907 gene encoding LOW QUALITY PROTEIN: uncharacterized protein LOC119320907 (The sequence of the model RefSeq protein was modified relative to this genomic sequence to represent the inferred CDS: substituted 2 bases at 2 genomic stop codons): IVYATKRPKVNLVRLESNDALTDEIVVPRGTLVTCLASIELQFEDVGAPIQFLEFFDSFGKVIWESKYRSAIXXCTLKDLTQLEEVSLVVADLHIKLFSIIEIGKDISFEYPGRVDEWIRKVGEYITLTLHREDFTLRCLNQGVSRHTNLNPSCKLEVLNCLCDEALSSE; this comes from the exons ATAGTCTATGCTACCAAGAGACCAAAGGTCAACCTGGTGCGACTTGAGAGCAATGATGCTCTCACGGATGAAATAGTTGTACCCAGGGGTACTCTCGTGACTTGCCTTGCAAGCATAGAGCTGCAGTTTGAAGATGTTGGTGCTCCTATTCAATTTCTGGAGTTCTTTGATTCATTTGGCAAGGTAATTTGGGAAAGCAAGTA TAGATCTGCAATATAATAATGTACTCTCAAAGACTTAACTCAACTTGAAGAGGTGTCTTTAGTTGTTGCCGACCTTCACATAAAGTTGTTCTCCATCATAGAAATTGGCAAAGATAT CTCTTTTGAGTATCCAGGACGTGTAGATGAATGGATAAGAAAAGTCGGCGAGTACATCACTTTGACATTACACAGAGAAGATTTCACCCTTCGCTGCTTAAATCAGGGGGTATCAAGACATACAAATTTGAACCCTTCTTGTAAGTTGGAGGTGCTGAATTGTTTGTGTGATGAGGCATTATCTTCTGAGTAA